The Streptomyces sp. P9-A4 genome contains a region encoding:
- a CDS encoding GOLPH3/VPS74 family protein: MGRSRRTIPEELLLLALDPTTGTTAQPQSLDLGLAGAQLVELALAGRIAPDGDRIAVVMPRPTGDPTLDSALELLRRRGSPVRAVHWIGGPRLGLRQTYLSHLERCGMVHAVEGQMCGVLPTTRYQATDTAISREIRSRLDSAIRTGVPPDPRTAALAALAHAVGLGKHLYPGNEGRSSRSRLRDLIRHDPMGGLVAHAVMDVQNGAAAQPRRSAAGVPAQPHGSNMARVAAH, encoded by the coding sequence ATGGGCAGGAGCCGCAGAACCATTCCGGAGGAGCTTCTGCTGCTCGCTCTGGACCCGACCACGGGTACCACAGCGCAGCCGCAGTCGCTCGACCTCGGCCTGGCCGGCGCACAGCTAGTGGAGCTGGCGTTGGCAGGCCGGATAGCCCCTGACGGGGATCGTATCGCCGTGGTGATGCCACGGCCGACCGGAGATCCGACCTTGGACTCCGCACTGGAGCTGCTGCGCAGGCGTGGCAGTCCGGTTCGGGCCGTCCATTGGATCGGCGGACCCCGACTGGGGCTCCGCCAGACGTATCTCTCGCATCTGGAGCGATGCGGCATGGTGCATGCCGTGGAGGGCCAGATGTGCGGGGTGTTGCCGACGACTCGCTACCAGGCGACGGACACGGCGATCAGTCGGGAGATCCGTTCCCGGCTGGACAGTGCGATCCGCACCGGCGTACCGCCGGACCCGCGGACCGCGGCGCTTGCCGCGCTGGCCCACGCGGTCGGACTCGGGAAGCACCTCTACCCCGGAAACGAAGGACGGTCGTCGCGGTCGAGGCTGCGCGATCTGATCCGGCACGACCCGATGGGCGGACTCGTGGCGCACGCCGTGATGGACGTCCAGAACGGCGCGGCGGCACAGCCGCGCCGGAGCGCCGCGGGTGTCCCGGCGCAGCCACACGGCAGCAACATGGCCCGCGTGGCGGCGCACTAG
- a CDS encoding DUF397 domain-containing protein yields MAIIQGGTDTWTKSSYSGGNGACVEVKSPLVAAVAVRDSKAPEGPSLSFGPGSWNAFVGEVSNGAL; encoded by the coding sequence ATGGCGATTATTCAGGGCGGCACGGACACCTGGACGAAGTCCTCCTACTCCGGAGGGAACGGGGCCTGCGTCGAAGTGAAGTCCCCCCTCGTGGCCGCTGTCGCGGTGCGGGACTCGAAGGCCCCCGAGGGCCCGTCCCTCTCCTTCGGACCGGGATCGTGGAACGCGTTCGTCGGTGAGGTGAGCAACGGGGCCCTCTGA
- a CDS encoding helix-turn-helix domain-containing protein, producing the protein MASNVNPTVRRRRLGQELRRLREAKNMTAEQVAERLLVSQSKISRLENGRRSISQRDVRDLCGVYEVEDERMVDSLMQMAKDSRQQGWWHAFGDIPYSVYIGLETDAESLRMYEPQIIPGLLQTRAYAEAVISGALPESTPAEIEKRVTVRTRRQERIRDEERPLRLWAVIDEGALHRTVGNRQLMVEQLEHLIEQSQLPHVTVQVLPFDMGAHPGISGQYSILEFPDTSDSSVVYIEGVTSDLYLEKTQDVGKYSVMYEHLRAQALNAEQTREFIAEMAKKHAKG; encoded by the coding sequence GTGGCGTCCAACGTCAACCCCACAGTCAGGCGACGCCGATTGGGCCAGGAGCTGCGAAGGCTCCGGGAAGCGAAGAACATGACGGCCGAGCAGGTCGCCGAGCGTCTCCTCGTCTCCCAGTCCAAGATCAGCCGGCTGGAGAACGGCCGTCGCTCGATCAGCCAGCGCGATGTCCGCGACCTCTGCGGCGTGTACGAGGTCGAGGACGAGCGCATGGTCGACTCCCTCATGCAGATGGCCAAGGACTCCCGCCAGCAGGGCTGGTGGCACGCCTTCGGCGACATCCCGTACAGCGTCTACATCGGCCTGGAGACCGACGCGGAGAGCCTGCGGATGTACGAGCCCCAGATCATCCCGGGACTGCTCCAGACGCGCGCGTACGCCGAGGCCGTGATCTCCGGTGCGCTGCCGGAGTCGACGCCCGCCGAGATCGAGAAGCGGGTCACGGTCCGCACCCGCCGCCAGGAGCGCATCCGGGACGAGGAACGGCCGCTGCGCCTCTGGGCGGTCATCGACGAGGGCGCGCTGCACCGGACCGTCGGCAACCGGCAGCTGATGGTGGAGCAGCTGGAGCACCTGATCGAGCAGTCGCAGCTGCCGCACGTGACCGTGCAGGTCCTGCCGTTCGACATGGGCGCGCATCCGGGGATCAGCGGGCAGTACTCGATCCTGGAGTTCCCGGACACATCGGATTCGAGCGTCGTCTACATCGAGGGCGTGACGAGCGACCTGTATCTGGAGAAGACGCAGGACGTCGGCAAGTACAGCGTCATGTACGAGCACCTCAGGGCGCAGGCGCTGAACGCCGAGCAGACCAGGGAGTTCATCGCGGAGATGGCCAAGAAGCACGCCAAGGGCTGA
- a CDS encoding DUF6571 family protein, translating into MLTYQDVVTIDLAPLTTAAGKWDEMAASFHTLETDYKDSVQSVAEDGVWLGFSANSASGQFSGTRQQYAAAQVEAKAIASLLRDAHTQFVTLVKAVKDVVVQAQADEMIVDGQGKASWDSSKYKTSRNDPDYPEFQRKRNQASEDWTRRIDAAVKAVDDADQGAKPALVQAAGGNKGVIPGVANQQYGFNATAVGDIELYEARKAQDIATRINSGEKVSAADYAELNRSFRDNAGNKEFSQTFLAGLGTDGTIKLSGKLNNKDHQDLERGLANMVAGATQVPGKVSDMPPGSKKFNEWLNSPDGKFYKDWTESLDKTGVKNYGSNTQPLHGYQSFVSMMQHADTDFDDQFLYQLGDDLIAAEKEHEGIFTKWGGGWEKRGIESDPIDGLLGVMSKNPDAATAFFDPQGNGPAGDHIGNNHLTYLLGSGDGSRDWPDNVITGYGVTTYDDYTSRIGLGAALEAATTGREPGAPGAAFDQHSESQARVMQETITVLDKGGKGDAIEQNLKVPLGRALADYTMDTHAILSGTEKSSPEGGSGINANGEDSSITNSKHSLLRVMRGVSDAAYGTTPGGEPVLVYDMLYENEKLYSAEYLATARPAVDGQQNNVVGDWDNKARDVGEVYGAMTAIGSDMILDDRDTKIGKLNDAMRYTYHGVGGLFTQIPVVGDPIQRMVDAATYEYSKDVASAAEDVARSKDSTATSAGVGGTNALMDAWGGTRGVQGSEAHEHAKGEAQQSFITGREDAYSALRTRK; encoded by the coding sequence ATGCTGACCTACCAGGACGTCGTCACGATCGATCTCGCTCCGCTCACCACCGCCGCCGGCAAGTGGGACGAGATGGCGGCGAGTTTCCACACGCTGGAGACCGACTACAAGGATTCGGTGCAGTCCGTCGCCGAGGACGGTGTCTGGCTCGGGTTCAGCGCGAACTCCGCTTCCGGGCAGTTCTCCGGGACCCGTCAGCAGTACGCCGCCGCGCAGGTCGAGGCCAAGGCCATCGCCTCGCTGCTCCGGGACGCGCACACCCAGTTCGTGACGCTGGTCAAGGCCGTCAAGGACGTCGTCGTCCAGGCCCAGGCTGACGAGATGATCGTCGACGGCCAGGGGAAGGCGAGCTGGGACTCCTCCAAGTACAAGACCTCCCGCAACGATCCCGACTACCCCGAGTTCCAGCGCAAGCGGAACCAGGCCTCCGAGGACTGGACGCGACGGATCGACGCCGCCGTGAAGGCCGTCGACGACGCCGACCAGGGCGCGAAGCCGGCCCTGGTCCAGGCGGCCGGCGGGAACAAGGGTGTCATCCCGGGCGTGGCCAACCAGCAGTACGGCTTCAACGCCACCGCCGTCGGTGACATCGAGCTGTACGAGGCGCGCAAGGCCCAGGACATCGCCACCCGCATCAACAGCGGCGAGAAGGTGTCCGCCGCCGACTACGCCGAGCTGAACCGTTCCTTCCGCGACAACGCCGGCAACAAGGAGTTCAGCCAGACCTTCCTGGCCGGGCTCGGCACCGACGGGACCATCAAGCTCTCCGGCAAGCTGAACAACAAGGACCACCAGGACCTGGAACGGGGCCTGGCCAACATGGTGGCCGGCGCGACCCAGGTGCCGGGCAAGGTCTCCGACATGCCCCCGGGGTCGAAGAAGTTCAACGAGTGGCTGAACAGCCCGGACGGGAAGTTCTACAAGGACTGGACCGAGAGCCTCGACAAGACCGGCGTCAAGAACTACGGCTCCAACACCCAGCCGCTGCACGGCTACCAGTCGTTCGTCAGCATGATGCAGCACGCCGACACCGACTTCGACGACCAGTTCCTCTACCAGCTCGGCGACGACCTGATCGCCGCCGAGAAGGAGCACGAGGGCATCTTCACCAAGTGGGGCGGCGGCTGGGAGAAGCGGGGCATCGAGAGCGACCCGATCGACGGCCTCCTCGGCGTGATGAGCAAGAACCCGGACGCCGCGACCGCGTTCTTCGACCCGCAGGGCAACGGGCCGGCCGGCGACCACATCGGCAACAACCACCTGACGTACCTCCTCGGCAGCGGCGACGGCTCCCGCGACTGGCCCGACAACGTCATCACCGGCTACGGCGTCACCACCTACGACGACTACACCAGCCGCATCGGTCTCGGCGCGGCCCTCGAAGCGGCGACCACCGGCCGGGAGCCCGGCGCGCCCGGCGCCGCCTTCGACCAGCACTCGGAGTCCCAGGCCCGGGTGATGCAGGAGACCATCACCGTCCTCGACAAGGGCGGCAAGGGCGACGCGATCGAGCAGAACCTCAAGGTCCCGCTGGGCCGCGCCCTCGCCGACTACACCATGGACACCCACGCCATCCTCAGCGGCACCGAGAAGAGCAGCCCCGAGGGCGGCTCCGGGATCAACGCGAACGGCGAGGACTCCAGCATCACCAACAGCAAGCACAGCCTGCTCCGGGTGATGCGCGGGGTGTCCGACGCCGCGTACGGGACGACTCCCGGCGGCGAGCCCGTCCTCGTCTACGACATGCTGTACGAGAACGAGAAGCTCTACTCGGCGGAGTACCTGGCCACCGCGCGGCCCGCCGTGGACGGCCAGCAGAACAACGTCGTCGGCGACTGGGACAACAAGGCCCGTGACGTCGGCGAGGTGTACGGGGCGATGACCGCCATCGGATCCGACATGATCCTCGACGACCGCGACACCAAGATCGGCAAGCTCAACGACGCCATGCGCTACACGTACCACGGTGTCGGCGGCCTCTTCACCCAGATCCCCGTGGTCGGCGATCCGATCCAGCGCATGGTCGACGCGGCCACCTACGAGTACTCCAAGGACGTCGCGTCCGCCGCGGAGGACGTGGCCAGGTCCAAGGACAGCACCGCGACCTCCGCCGGAGTCGGCGGCACGAACGCGCTCATGGACGCCTGGGGCGGCACCCGCGGCGTCCAGGGCAGCGAGGCGCACGAGCACGCCAAGGGCGAGGCGCAGCAGAGCTTCATCACCGGCCGCGAGGACGCCTACTCGGCCCTGCGGACGAGGAAGTGA
- a CDS encoding MFS transporter — MAATGLAAVTHILWFFFFANSGGDLAAQDAWAEFVGRHPDSAYNLAWYGGMHPVSYSVVSPYLMSVLGVRSTMMVAGTLSAALTALILVRVRAVRNPLACSVAAVFAFLCNALSGRVTFGLGMMFALGAVAAVFCWPHRWRRKRWAKAVVAAPLAGLATACSPVAGLFLGIAAAALFLNGRRPGAYALGLAPVAVVALSSWLFPFSGTQPMSFGSTALPLLFGVLVFLLVPRDWRTVRTGAAVYTVGTLLTWLIDSQIGSNISRLPMLFAGVVLLAALPYTKPRSRRWYALLLAFVGLNFWIGFKGVDDVIRTAPDASWAREVAPLINQLQVRGAGKARVEVVPASSHRESSALSPYINLARGWNRQADMERNPLFYDDTLNAVNYEEWLDRWAVHYVVLPTGAPDSGAQQEAELVDEGLPYLEQVWSDANWRLYEVENPTPLADPPAEVQSAEENEVVIRVDKPGRVLIRVPYSPWLALVDENGGKIEAPQETEASKLAREESETDLPKVFANEQGCLFKTEADAEGDEWTELIAPKAGVYRLAAPYKLSRGTACPEELR, encoded by the coding sequence ATGGCCGCCACCGGCCTCGCCGCCGTCACCCACATCCTGTGGTTCTTCTTCTTCGCGAACAGCGGAGGGGATCTGGCGGCGCAGGACGCGTGGGCCGAGTTCGTCGGCCGGCACCCGGACTCGGCGTACAACCTGGCCTGGTACGGCGGGATGCACCCGGTCTCGTACAGCGTCGTGTCGCCGTACCTGATGTCGGTGCTCGGCGTGCGCAGCACGATGATGGTCGCGGGGACCCTGTCGGCGGCGCTGACCGCGCTGATCCTGGTACGGGTACGGGCCGTCCGCAATCCGCTGGCCTGCTCGGTCGCGGCGGTCTTCGCCTTCCTCTGCAACGCCCTGTCGGGGCGGGTGACGTTCGGCCTCGGCATGATGTTCGCGCTGGGCGCGGTCGCGGCGGTCTTCTGCTGGCCGCACCGCTGGCGGCGCAAGCGCTGGGCGAAGGCGGTGGTCGCGGCGCCGCTGGCGGGACTGGCGACGGCGTGCAGCCCGGTCGCGGGCCTCTTCCTGGGGATCGCGGCGGCGGCGCTGTTCCTGAACGGCCGGCGCCCGGGGGCGTACGCGCTCGGGCTGGCCCCGGTGGCGGTCGTCGCGCTCTCCTCCTGGCTGTTCCCCTTCTCGGGCACGCAGCCGATGTCCTTCGGGTCGACGGCGCTGCCGCTGCTGTTCGGGGTGCTGGTGTTCCTGCTGGTCCCGAGGGACTGGCGGACGGTCCGCACGGGCGCGGCGGTGTACACGGTCGGCACGCTGCTGACCTGGCTGATCGACTCGCAGATCGGCTCGAACATCTCGCGGCTCCCGATGCTCTTCGCGGGCGTCGTGCTGCTCGCGGCGCTGCCGTACACGAAGCCGCGCTCGCGCCGCTGGTACGCGCTGCTGCTGGCCTTCGTGGGGCTGAACTTCTGGATCGGCTTCAAGGGCGTCGACGACGTGATCCGCACCGCCCCGGACGCCTCCTGGGCGCGGGAGGTCGCGCCGCTCATCAACCAGCTCCAGGTGCGGGGCGCGGGCAAGGCCAGGGTCGAGGTCGTCCCGGCCTCCAGCCACCGCGAGTCCTCGGCGCTCAGCCCGTACATCAACCTGGCGCGCGGCTGGAACCGGCAGGCCGACATGGAGCGGAACCCGCTCTTCTACGACGACACCCTGAACGCGGTGAACTACGAGGAATGGCTCGACCGCTGGGCCGTCCACTACGTGGTCCTGCCGACCGGGGCCCCGGACTCGGGCGCCCAGCAGGAGGCGGAACTGGTCGACGAGGGCCTGCCGTACCTGGAGCAGGTCTGGTCGGACGCGAACTGGCGGCTGTACGAGGTCGAGAACCCGACGCCCCTCGCGGACCCGCCGGCCGAGGTGCAGAGCGCGGAGGAGAACGAGGTCGTGATCCGGGTCGACAAGCCCGGCCGGGTCCTCATCCGCGTCCCGTACTCGCCGTGGCTGGCCCTGGTGGACGAGAACGGCGGCAAGATCGAGGCCCCGCAGGAGACGGAGGCCTCGAAACTGGCCCGCGAGGAGTCGGAGACGGACCTCCCGAAGGTCTTCGCGAACGAACAGGGCTGCCTGTTCAAGACGGAGGCGGACGCGGAGGGCGACGAATGGACGGAACTGATCGCCCCGAAGGCGGGCGTGTACCGCCTGGCGGCCCCGTACAAACTCTCCAGGGGCACGGCGTGCCCGGAGGAACTGCGGTGA
- a CDS encoding D-alanyl-D-alanine carboxypeptidase family protein: protein MTHGGGTVAGESPDKAEQQGSSQETTASGGGGRDPRLSVLGESDASSSAPVAAASTASTVQVDQPTAVFKTLAPRTPEDDAPATTPGATEAGAAEPGVTEPESASETSSEPETGDKPEGDRLKAAVAAWVATDEPETEAESGEPDDGAEDEPEGEPEDETAADGEPEPGEEPEPEGESESDDSEAESEDEPEPDEDAEGDDDSDDDSDEEPVEAKAPGESWFAARKPAADAKPAPEAKAPTAPTAPAAPSGATNGDDGDDGDDGDESPVDQPTTMFKAVKLPVDQPTTALKLPPSLTGNPDSERTSTFLPLRADIPAERKAEKAEKARAAQEAEKAPGKAPAPTPVPKTTPTPPPAQAPAPAAFVEAERTRQQPLPPLPPLDLLAELTNTPPPAPTPMRTTLRRVRIWTPLVILLLIAFAIAQMVRPLPAPALTLTAAPTFTFEGGELKMPWPGEGQGAVEVEGVGSVGTYGPQKPAPIASVTKTMTAYVILRDHPIKGKQQGPEITIDKKAADQANASHESTAAVQEGQTYTQKELLELLMIPSANNVARLLARWDAGSEAAFVAKMNAAAKELGMTGSTYTDPSGLLDSTVSTPKDQLKLAKAVMQYDVFREIVNMPNLTVDGIPGRIENNNNILLEPGVNGIKTGSSTPAGGNLLWAANTVIDGKNRRILGIVMGAKDAKLLNDKLQLAIDNSLKLIQQAQKDVTSAAVVRKGQVLGYVDDGLGGRTPVVATKELKAIGWPGLKVDLELTDGGKAVPHAGKAGDIVGQVSIGTGAGKVSSPVALQADLVEPGFDKKLTRVG from the coding sequence ATGACGCATGGAGGAGGCACGGTGGCGGGCGAGTCCCCCGACAAGGCGGAGCAGCAGGGGTCGTCTCAGGAGACGACGGCCTCGGGCGGCGGCGGCCGGGATCCGCGGCTTTCCGTGCTCGGTGAGTCAGACGCCTCGTCGTCGGCTCCGGTTGCGGCGGCGTCGACGGCGTCGACGGTTCAGGTGGACCAGCCGACGGCCGTCTTCAAGACGCTCGCGCCGCGGACCCCGGAGGACGACGCGCCGGCGACGACGCCGGGGGCGACGGAGGCAGGGGCGGCGGAGCCGGGCGTTACGGAGCCTGAGAGCGCGTCCGAGACCTCGTCCGAGCCGGAGACGGGGGACAAGCCGGAGGGCGACCGTCTGAAGGCGGCCGTGGCGGCGTGGGTCGCGACGGACGAGCCGGAGACCGAGGCGGAGTCCGGGGAGCCGGACGACGGGGCCGAGGACGAGCCCGAAGGCGAGCCGGAGGACGAGACCGCGGCGGACGGCGAGCCGGAGCCCGGGGAAGAGCCGGAGCCGGAGGGCGAGTCCGAGTCCGACGACTCCGAGGCGGAGTCCGAGGACGAGCCGGAGCCCGACGAGGACGCCGAGGGCGACGACGACTCCGACGACGACTCCGACGAGGAGCCCGTCGAGGCGAAGGCGCCCGGGGAGTCCTGGTTCGCCGCGCGGAAGCCGGCGGCGGACGCGAAGCCCGCCCCCGAGGCGAAGGCCCCCACCGCCCCCACCGCCCCCGCGGCCCCTTCCGGCGCCACGAACGGCGACGACGGCGATGACGGCGATGACGGCGACGAGAGCCCGGTCGACCAGCCGACGACCATGTTCAAGGCCGTCAAGCTGCCCGTGGACCAGCCGACGACCGCGTTGAAGCTCCCGCCCTCGCTGACCGGTAACCCCGACAGCGAGCGCACCAGCACCTTCCTGCCGCTGCGCGCGGACATCCCGGCCGAGCGGAAGGCCGAGAAGGCCGAGAAGGCCCGGGCGGCCCAGGAGGCGGAGAAGGCGCCGGGGAAGGCCCCGGCCCCCACCCCCGTACCGAAGACGACCCCCACCCCCCCTCCGGCCCAGGCCCCCGCCCCGGCCGCGTTCGTGGAGGCGGAGCGGACGCGGCAGCAGCCCCTGCCCCCGCTGCCCCCGCTCGACCTGCTCGCCGAGCTGACGAACACGCCGCCCCCCGCGCCGACCCCGATGCGGACGACGCTGCGCCGGGTGCGGATCTGGACCCCGCTCGTCATCCTCCTGCTGATCGCCTTTGCGATCGCGCAGATGGTCCGCCCGCTGCCCGCGCCCGCGCTGACGCTCACCGCCGCGCCTACCTTCACCTTCGAGGGCGGCGAGCTGAAGATGCCGTGGCCGGGTGAGGGACAGGGCGCCGTCGAGGTCGAGGGCGTCGGTTCGGTGGGTACGTACGGGCCGCAGAAGCCCGCCCCGATCGCGAGCGTCACGAAGACGATGACGGCGTACGTGATCCTGCGCGACCACCCGATCAAGGGGAAGCAGCAGGGCCCCGAGATCACGATCGACAAGAAGGCCGCCGACCAGGCGAACGCGTCGCACGAGTCGACGGCGGCGGTCCAGGAGGGCCAGACGTACACGCAGAAGGAGCTCCTGGAGCTCCTCATGATCCCCTCCGCGAACAACGTGGCCCGGCTGCTCGCGCGCTGGGACGCCGGTTCGGAGGCCGCGTTCGTGGCGAAGATGAACGCCGCCGCGAAGGAACTGGGGATGACCGGGTCGACGTACACGGACCCGTCGGGTCTGCTGGACAGCACGGTGTCGACGCCGAAGGACCAGCTGAAGCTGGCGAAGGCGGTCATGCAGTACGACGTGTTCCGCGAGATCGTGAACATGCCGAACCTGACGGTGGACGGCATCCCCGGCCGCATCGAGAACAACAACAACATCCTGCTCGAGCCCGGGGTCAACGGCATCAAGACCGGCTCGTCCACCCCGGCCGGCGGCAACCTGCTGTGGGCGGCGAACACGGTCATCGACGGCAAGAACCGCCGGATCCTCGGCATCGTGATGGGGGCGAAGGACGCCAAGCTGCTGAACGACAAGCTGCAGCTCGCCATCGACAACAGCCTCAAGCTGATCCAGCAGGCCCAGAAGGACGTCACCTCGGCGGCCGTGGTCCGCAAGGGCCAGGTCCTCGGCTACGTCGACGACGGCCTCGGCGGCCGGACCCCGGTCGTGGCGACGAAGGAGCTCAAGGCGATCGGCTGGCCGGGCCTCAAGGTGGACCTGGAGCTCACCGACGGCGGCAAGGCCGTCCCGCACGCGGGCAAGGCGGGCGACATCGTCGGCCAGGTGTCCATCGGCACGGGCGCGGGCAAGGTCAGCTCTCCGGTCGCCCTCCAGGCGGACCTGGTGGAGCCCGGCTTCGACAAGAAGCTGACCCGCGTGGGCTGA
- a CDS encoding MFS transporter: MTAEAATAAEPTELDDTKPLRKNRDFTLLWGGQTVSQLGTAVSVLAFPLLVLALNGSAVQAGALGTLQAVIRVTFQLPAGAFADRWNRKRVMQVCDAGRAVLFAALATAILLDSAPLAVIFAVAGAAAVLDVLFGAAETSIVSQLVPRSQLPEAFASNEARSYGASLAGPPLGGFLYAFGRSVPFLFDALSYLLSFLAVSFIRRPADPKGEQEKGEGAAKKASLRHDMLEGLRHVVASPFLRAVILMAAPVNFALTGAQFASVLTLTESGHSPRALGIAQGCIAIGGLLGALFAARIQRLLPFHRLLLTALTALVVLLAASTVLNGSLAMVAPLATGLFLAPAVNSILFGRIAATTPAHIQGRVISVVALSATAAASLAPIVVGAVVEHRGGTAAMTAVLAAAVLSLVAATLTRRTLRESAPAQTPPPMCQSV; encoded by the coding sequence ATGACCGCGGAGGCGGCAACCGCAGCGGAGCCGACGGAGCTCGACGACACGAAGCCCCTGCGCAAGAACAGGGACTTCACGCTGCTCTGGGGAGGCCAGACCGTCTCCCAGCTCGGCACCGCCGTCTCCGTCCTCGCGTTCCCCCTGCTCGTCCTGGCCCTGAACGGCTCCGCCGTGCAGGCCGGCGCCCTCGGCACCCTCCAGGCGGTCATCCGGGTCACCTTCCAGCTCCCGGCCGGCGCGTTCGCCGACCGCTGGAACAGGAAGCGCGTCATGCAGGTCTGCGACGCGGGCCGGGCGGTCCTCTTCGCGGCCCTCGCCACGGCGATCCTGCTCGACAGCGCGCCCCTCGCGGTGATCTTCGCGGTCGCCGGGGCCGCCGCCGTCCTGGACGTCCTCTTCGGCGCGGCCGAGACGTCGATCGTCAGCCAGCTCGTCCCCCGCTCGCAGCTCCCGGAGGCCTTCGCGAGCAACGAGGCCCGCTCGTACGGAGCCTCCCTGGCCGGCCCGCCGCTGGGCGGCTTCCTGTACGCGTTCGGCCGCTCGGTCCCGTTCCTCTTCGACGCCCTCAGCTACCTGCTGTCGTTCCTGGCGGTCTCCTTCATCCGCAGGCCCGCCGACCCCAAGGGGGAGCAGGAGAAGGGCGAGGGCGCCGCGAAGAAGGCCTCGCTGCGGCACGACATGCTGGAAGGACTCCGGCACGTCGTCGCGAGCCCCTTCCTGCGCGCGGTGATCCTGATGGCCGCGCCGGTCAACTTCGCCCTCACGGGTGCCCAGTTCGCATCCGTGCTGACCCTCACCGAGAGCGGCCACAGCCCCCGCGCCCTCGGCATCGCGCAGGGCTGCATCGCCATCGGCGGCCTTCTCGGTGCCCTCTTCGCGGCCCGCATCCAGCGGCTCCTGCCCTTCCACCGCCTGCTGCTCACGGCCCTGACGGCCCTGGTGGTCCTGCTGGCGGCGAGCACCGTCCTCAACGGCAGCCTGGCGATGGTGGCCCCGCTGGCCACGGGCCTGTTCCTGGCCCCCGCCGTCAACTCGATCCTCTTCGGCCGGATCGCCGCGACCACCCCGGCCCACATCCAGGGCCGGGTCATCAGCGTCGTCGCCCTCTCGGCCACGGCGGCGGCCTCCCTCGCCCCGATCGTCGTCGGCGCGGTGGTCGAGCACCGGGGCGGCACGGCGGCCATGACGGCGGTGCTGGCCGCCGCGGTCCTCTCGCTCGTGGCAGCCACCCTGACCCGCAGGACCCTCCGGGAGTCCGCCCCCGCCCAGACGCCGCCCCCCATGTGCCAGTCGGTCTAA
- a CDS encoding SDR family oxidoreductase — protein MMLLQGKTVVVSGVGAGLGHRIAETVVRDGGNAVLGARTEANLAKSAAEIDPEGRRTAYRVTDITDEAQCEALAGLAVERFGGIDAVVHVAAWDSYFGGLEDADFATWQGVLDVNLLGTLRMTRACLPALKERGGSVVLIGTQSAVAAPTQVRQAAYAASKGALTSAMYSLAHELGPHRIRVNTVLPGWMWGPPVQAFVQFTAHTEQVPEAEVLGRLTERMALPELATDGDVAEAAVFLASDRARAITGQSLLVNAGELMR, from the coding sequence ATGATGCTGCTCCAGGGGAAGACGGTCGTCGTGTCGGGGGTCGGGGCCGGGCTCGGCCACCGCATCGCGGAGACGGTCGTACGCGACGGGGGCAACGCCGTCCTCGGCGCGCGCACCGAGGCCAACCTCGCCAAGTCCGCGGCGGAGATCGACCCGGAGGGGCGCCGTACCGCGTACCGGGTCACCGACATCACCGACGAGGCGCAGTGCGAGGCCCTCGCCGGGCTCGCCGTCGAGCGTTTCGGCGGGATCGACGCGGTCGTCCACGTCGCCGCCTGGGACTCCTACTTCGGGGGCCTGGAGGACGCCGACTTCGCGACCTGGCAGGGCGTGCTCGACGTCAATCTGCTCGGCACACTGCGGATGACCCGGGCCTGCCTTCCGGCACTGAAGGAGCGCGGCGGCTCGGTCGTCCTGATCGGCACGCAGTCGGCGGTGGCCGCGCCCACGCAGGTGCGGCAGGCGGCGTACGCGGCCTCGAAGGGGGCGCTGACCTCAGCGATGTACTCCCTGGCGCACGAGCTGGGGCCGCACCGCATCCGGGTCAACACCGTGCTGCCGGGCTGGATGTGGGGGCCGCCGGTGCAGGCCTTCGTCCAGTTCACCGCACACACCGAGCAGGTGCCGGAGGCCGAGGTGCTCGGACGGCTCACCGAGCGGATGGCGCTGCCGGAGCTCGCGACGGACGGGGACGTGGCGGAGGCCGCGGTGTTCCTCGCCTCGGACCGGGCCCGGGCGATCACGGGGCAGTCGCTGCTGGTCAACGCCGGGGAGCTGATGCGCTGA